In Citrus sinensis cultivar Valencia sweet orange chromosome 3, DVS_A1.0, whole genome shotgun sequence, the sequence CCAACTGAGACATAAGTGTCCATAATATTGAGATTCTCGCACTGGCTACACACAACTATTCCAAAATTCATTATACGAGGTATTGCTGAATGCGATAcacatcttttattttcttgctaATAGGAAATCTCAGCCGGAACTTTGTATTGACAATTTCTACTGCAGACAGCTAATTATTAACTTCAGCCAAGCAAACatgaatataataagaatgttgaaaaatatataagctCAATAACAACTCTCTCAGTATGGTGCATGTGTTGGTATGGCAAGAAgaataaatcaaaatgaacACAACATCATTCTTATGCATCCAACAAAAAGCCTAAGAGAGTGTTCTAATCTCTTATTTGGATATGCAACCTGAAACACTGTAAGGACATTGGAGCTactaataagaataaataattagagAGATCTCACAGTAAAAATGACAACTTTAAGCAAGTTTAGAACATAACATGatgaaagttttttttttttttttttcaatttacttttaagagaaaatttgaaagtaagaatttgattgtagCAATAACTTCAAACTGCTGCTATAAATGATATTGAAAATTACAGAgagattataaaaatttgagattacCAATGTGAACAGCTAGATTGCTGCATAATCAAGTTCATAAATCTAATGAGCACTTCAggaaagggggaaaaaaatagtCATATTAGTTAAACCTACTAGGGCTTACCTTTGTATTGGGCCTGATGCATTTTACTACGCATTTAGCTCCAAAAAGGAATGCATCACTATCAGCTGTAATGCACGCATCTACAGAACCTTCACTATTTAATTGTGCACACAGTGCTTCAGCCTCTCCTTTTGCTTTTAGAACAGGCATCCCAAATAGTTCAAGCAGTTCCTACAAAGCACAGTTATTTGTGCAAACAAAATAACACCAATCTGTCAGATAAGGTATCCAAAGAAGCAATTAAATCACAATAGTTTCTCCAATGTAAGAACCACGgagtattaataatttatcaagaACTAAGATGGAATTATTATTGCTTATACAATCTACAACTTATTCATCAAATGTTAAGTCTCAGTTAGAATGCAAGTTTAGCAAAAAGCTGAACCAATGACACAATACTTTGTCTTTCATGCTTCTTTATCTTTCCTTCATTGCAAGTATTCTGATCTCACTCTGATGGCAAAGCATACGTATTGTGATACCCTATTCCTATTTTCATGGCATAATATTGGTCTTATTTGATATGACAAGCAGacactgtaaaagaaaaattaaacaagcaATTCATGCTCCATTTACATACCTAAAACATGTAGGAGAAGcaaagaaattgaatcttCAATTGCACAACTTCTGGGACtcatatgaaaaagaaaacatgtcCAATATCTATTTGGAGAAAATGTGTAGAGTTTCTTTTCAACATTGTCAAATATAACACAATTGATTATACACACAAGTGatttttatcttgtacaaaACAATTCAGGCACATACTAACTTCAGATTTCTCAGCAGCCACAAGGGGATTCAATACAAAAATGCACAGACAACCATAACACATTGATAAGAACGATCATGATAGAAGAATCAATTAACCAACCACACATTCTTGaacacattttaaaaatgtctGGTTCCTCTCCACAAGGATGCCTTCTTCAGCTACAGGCAAAGTTGAAGCATCAATGGTAGAACGGTAAAACCGTGCCAACCTTGCCTGAGATTTCAATGGCGAAGGAGTCCCATCAACAACAAAGACTGGAAACGCACCAAACTGCAAAATTACAGACAGTGTTTCACTTTCATACCAAAAAATCCAATTATTGGCCTAAATACTAGTAGAGTTACATGCAAAAAAATCGCAGAACACTTTTATTCAGAAAGAAAGAATGGGCGGAAATGATCTCCAAGAAATCTTCATATGAACCCAAACGATCAACATAATCAATCTTTCCTTTCACTTCTCTTAAACCCTAATACCACCAAAAacctcaaattcaaattcaaagcgactcattttccttctttttttttttgttggtcaACCAAAATTAGAGACAAACAATAAAACCCTAATTGAGTTTTacttaaagttaaaaaaaaaaaaaagtttcatttCTTCTTAGCAAATGAAAAGAAGGAAATGAAGAAAGGGTGAAAACAAAACCTTGGCGAATAGGTTAATGGTACGAAAGAATGTGAGCCTGAGATGGGGTTTAGGGACACTGTTCTTCTTGATTGCAGTCTCGTGTTGAACGATCCAGTACGAGAGATCCACTGCCACCCGTTTGTCTCTCAAGAAATCCAAACCTTCGAACCGGGCGTAGGGTTTTAATAAATCCCAGAACTTGCCTCCAACACCCATCACATTGAATTTGATATTAGGCTTTGGATTTTGGTCACCGGAATTGTGGCCGTTGTTCGTTCTTGTATCAATTTTACGTTAGGGCAGATTGAATTTGGGCGGGTACTTTGATGTTGGGTCCTTTTATACTATAACTGTCTAACCATGTCAACcgacaaaaaaatttaaaaatgagtaATTCCTTTCTGGTCCCTGATTATAAAGGACGAAGGAATGAGAAATACATTTTtctaaactaaaaataaaataaaataaaataccatCTTTTCACTTGCCTTACGTTCACAAATACATagtaactaattaattatatgtgtataaaaaaatagtataaaaaataatacatcatcattgaagattaaagaaaaaaaactataagataaaaacaaaagttcattacaagataatttttttaatttttttgtgattttataatctctctctctctccctctccctctatatatatatatatatatatatatatatatatatatatacactctcctcacatgaatagtgtgtGGATCCCACATatacactattcatgtgaggggaatgtatcttacatgcatgtaaggtAGAGAttgccatatatatatatatatatatatatataattattcttgATTTAAAAAGTTGTGAGACAAACAAATGGTAACTGTGTTATGTAAGAAGATGGAAAAACTATTatgtttgattaaaaaaataaaatatttcttgaaaattaatattatttgttgtgcatccaaaagaaataaaaacaccAGCTTTTAAGAACCTGAAAAAAATTCATGCAACTATTGTTACtgggaaaaaatcaaaattctaatttacTTTGTTAGAGTGATAATGTCactaacatataaaaaatatatattttttaataagaaaatttatcattacACCACTTctattttatcttatgttCATTCGACCACCAtaaaattctaacatgttATTTGCAccacatttctttttaaatttgtatcaactagcaATTTTTGAACTAacaccgttaaataatttaaacgaaataacaattttacccctaaataaattaaaagaccattttactttataaaaactttgaaaaataagaaaattataattataaaaatactcctaaatttaataaaaaataaattccacaTAGAGGTGCTCaactgatttttattaaatttagattttacaaaattttaataattatttcatcaaaattttataattttgtaaaattttagtaaaagcaactgaatttatttaataaaaataaatccatttttttaataatgtaggtgatttttattaaatcccaaaattttacaattatttttataattataatttttatttagatttttattaaaaataaaaattctaattttgggatttatttttattaaacttagggttatttttataattatacttttttatttttcaaaacttttataaaataaatttattttttaaatttatttaggggtaaaattgtcacttcgtttaattgtttaatgaTGTTAGTGAAAAAGTAGCTGAtcgatacaaatttaaaaagaaatgtggTGTAGAGAAcatattagaattttatagtgattgaatgaaaataaggCAAAACAGAAGTGATGtagtgataatttttcttttaataaattaaaaattgtgtttatttgtgtattaataaattgaaatatgtattttttttatatgttagtAACATCCTCATATTAACAAATTGAGAATGTTCTTgttagaaaatttatatatatatatatatatatatatatatatatatatatatatatatatatatatatatatatatatatatatatatatatatatatatatgttctcattagaaaatgattacaataataattgaaCACTTAGAAAATGATTATATTGAGAATGCCCTCACGTAAACAAATTGAGAATGTATtcattagaaaatgattttttatgtaataagtAGTATTATTTCCACGCACTTGGCATTACATGCCCATGCATGCATCTAATGATATAATACAGTTGATGTGAAATTATTGGCTGTTAGAAAATGTGAtattagaaaaacaataagataaaatttattagattatacattaaattttctcaaacaaGGAAtcgaagttaaaaaaaaaaagaaaaaaaaaagaaaagagggagagagagattaaTTGTGCatgcaatattttttatttgaaggcAATTCCCTGCAGCAAGGACTAGAACTACCGTTGAGCACCAGCCCTCATATAAAAAATGCACGAGCGCGGGGGAGGGAGGAGCCGACACGAGAACTCGTACAGCATCGGATCCATCGCAATGACTACTGGGGATCCACATATCGATGAGCTTAGATATCTGCCCGTGCAGTTGGCTAATACCATATGGCCATGTGTACACCTTCCTTGACCTGGCGCCGAACTAGTGGCCACAGCCACAAACCACAATCGcgtattaataatattacctGTCGGcaaatctttatattttatttgccCGGCCTCCTGAAGAAGCCTTATCAGAAATAGCAACTCAGGGCATGCGTGCTTTGTGTCCTTGCACGCCTACATCAACATCAGAACAAGAAGAATTAAAGATGAGAAAGAAAACGACACCGATCGAACATTCTCCGGTTAAAATCATCGAATGTCGTCATAACATACAGGTAGTTAATTAATGAATGCTCAGAGCGCataaccataaaatttttggcAACATTAAATTGAAACTTGAGTGGCATCTTCATTAGGATTAGGATTAGGATTCAAGTTCTTTACATTTACAATACTGTTTACTTCTATGAGCAAATTAAATAGATGAATGACGAGTGAGATATACAGATCACGAGATCATTCCTTCTGGCATATATCTATGTGTACGCTCCAATATTGGCTCCATGGAACAAAACCCACGAGGCCAAATTAATACTCGTTAATTCACCAACACCACTAGCTAGCACACACCGCTTGATTTGATTACATATGTAAGATTAACACCGAGTCAACCCACGTATACTAGTAGTCTACTGTCTGCTCTATCTCTTTCAAACAATATACTTTCAAGTCCAAAATACGCCACATAAATCATAATCAATACAAGATCACATATATTatatgtgcgtgtgtgtgtatgaGTGACTGATATGTCGCTgcttatttgaaaattcaaaaaatagaaGCATCCCAGCTTCTACACTCGCTTTGtcattttgtcattttatttattattattattattttaaagctACAACCAAATAGTTACAGATATTATTAATCCTTCACTAGCAGAAGCACAAGTTTCTTATATAGTTCTTACCTGGAGATCTCAACCTAGAACTGCCAGAAGCTAcctctctctttctcattGCCCTTCTTCAATTCTTCCTTTATATTCGAGATTTAACCACCCTCTCACTGCTTACTACTTCACTCTCTGAAGTCTTACACAAAAtccttttgcttttgcttaatTAACCATCATCAGGTCATCTTCGAGAAAGCAATTTTCAATGGAGCGTAGGCCCCGAATGCttaaagattttctcatagaTAATGATTCCATTAATTCATGTTCTTCAAGTGGGTTCGAATCATTTCCTAGGAGACGCAGCAGCATACGAAGCCTTATTCAAAACGATGTCAGCGATGTTGCAAGTAATAGCAGTAATAAGGCATCATTACTAAGAAGCCGATCAAGAGCAGCTGCCTCAACAACAATCTCAGCTTTCCTAGCCATTATCAGCACCATCAAGACCATCCAACTCAACAATGTGGTTAAGGTTAAGCCCCCTTCAATTTTACCACGAATTAGCCTTTCTCGCAAGCTTTCCTCAAAAAAGAAGAGCACTCCTAccagaaaagaaataattaatgatatcaAAATAACAGTCAGAGTCAGAGACATCATACGGTGGAAATCATTCCGCGACTTGGCAATGGACGATAAACCCCAGCCGCAGCCATCCGATCTTGCTTCCTCTCCTGATCATCAATGCACCACCACTACAACCACAATCGGATCCACCACCAATAGCACTCCATCTCCATGCAGTAGTAGTAACGGTTCCAGTTGGTGTGAAAGTGATTTTACCTCGGAGGATTATTATTTACCTCCTTGGACCGGTAACTCTGCGGAAAACGACGCCCGTGGCCAAGTGGGTGAAAACTATTCACCGCGTGTCGGCAGCGATTGCGATTCGATGAAAGCGACAATTGAGTCAGCGGAGGGACCCGAGGTAAGCAATTATATAGTGTTtgcaaatctaaaaaatatatcttgTGTCTGCTGGTGAGGATCCTCGTGTGGGTTAGTTTATGTATATGATTTTGTCGGCTAGTCAGATTAACTTGGTTGACTTTGTCTGACTGTAAGGACTAAGGTAACGCGGTTAGCTCGTAAGATTAATTGCAGCTGCTTAATTTGTCTTATTAGAACTACTGCACATGCATgtatatagttaattaatcacatgggaaacaaaattaaagggaaGGGAAGCTACTTGGAAACTAAAatcattgatatttttatatgacGATTAAGTTAACACATGATATTAccttaatttacttttttaattcagAGATGTAGACGGTtggcttatttttaaatcaactaACACTTGCATACATAGAAGGTTCTTTAGTAGCTCTAAATTTTACACACGCTTGAGCTAGCTTGAGACTGTAATACAGTTAATTAGATGATATTGTCACAAGatatatatgattaattaTGTGTCTTATTCAATAGGGTATATGTTAATTGTTGTGATCAGTTTGACTGATGCatgttatattacattaattaacAGGAGTTGCATGGCGAGGAGAAAGAACAACTTAGTCCAGTTTCAGTGCTGGATTTCGAGCTccaagaagatgatgaagatcaTTCAGTCTCGTCTTTCGATCAAAGTCTTGCAAACCTAGAAAAATGGATGTCAATGGAAGAGAATGACGGAGATGATAGCTCTGCcgaggaggaggaggaagaagaagaagaagaaatcaatattgaagttgaagaaaaggcaaagctgctgttgaataaaataaaatcaacaataaGTCCAACGTGGAATTGTGAAGACAGTAGAATTGTATCGGAACAActattgttggatttcttgGTAGAGGAATTGTCTGCAAAGAGAAATAACCAAGGTAGAATTAATGAGATAGTAAGGCAAGCGGAGGCGTGGATTAAAGGGGAAGACAGTGCCACGACATTATTAATTGATGATGCTGGGGATTGTATTCGAGATATGGATAGGAAAGAGAGTTGGAACAAATTTGAGGGTGAGCAAGAAGAGGTATCAATGCAAATCGAGAACACTTTGTTGAATCTTTTGCTAGATGACCTACTGCTTGATCTCTAGACTCTAATTCATGTCCTGAGGCACACAACTCGTGCCAAAGGTCAATTACCCTTAGAACATCGATGCTGCAGTTGTAGTTTTGTACAAGAACAAAATGAAACaactattcatttattatttttttcgcttgatatatattatttccttttagaaagaaagaattttacaataagTAATGCACCACATTCTGATCAAAGTTTGTGCCAACCTTGAGCATAACCAAAAT encodes:
- the LOC102621164 gene encoding uncharacterized protein LOC102621164; the protein is MERRPRMLKDFLIDNDSINSCSSSGFESFPRRRSSIRSLIQNDVSDVASNSSNKASLLRSRSRAAASTTISAFLAIISTIKTIQLNNVVKVKPPSILPRISLSRKLSSKKKSTPTRKEIINDIKITVRVRDIIRWKSFRDLAMDDKPQPQPSDLASSPDHQCTTTTTTIGSTTNSTPSPCSSSNGSSWCESDFTSEDYYLPPWTGNSAENDARGQVGENYSPRVGSDCDSMKATIESAEGPEELHGEEKEQLSPVSVLDFELQEDDEDHSVSSFDQSLANLEKWMSMEENDGDDSSAEEEEEEEEEEINIEVEEKAKLLLNKIKSTISPTWNCEDSRIVSEQLLLDFLVEELSAKRNNQGRINEIVRQAEAWIKGEDSATTLLIDDAGDCIRDMDRKESWNKFEGEQEEVSMQIENTLLNLLLDDLLLDL